A genomic segment from Mucilaginibacter terrenus encodes:
- a CDS encoding putative signal transducing protein — translation MEKNWVKIFTSSNFYQSEIVKQMLTGHHIDAVLLNRQASSHQAFGDIEVYIHKEDFSEAIELMILNQINT, via the coding sequence ATGGAAAAGAATTGGGTTAAGATTTTTACCTCATCCAACTTTTATCAGTCAGAAATTGTTAAGCAGATGCTTACCGGGCACCATATTGACGCTGTTTTGCTCAACAGGCAGGCATCGTCGCATCAGGCTTTTGGCGATATAGAGGTTTACATTCACAAGGAGGACTTTAGCGAAGCCATTGAGCTGATGATACTGAATCAAATTAATACATGA
- a CDS encoding CPBP family intramembrane glutamic endopeptidase — MVKSADNQQSPALQFLIFTLMSIGIVLLFNFIALGIVAAIYGMAPVMQISRMDFSDPDSTRALYLLQIISTTVPLFIAPLIFARFSAKDTTTYLKPTVQFPWLLMIIVFVVMLISAPLVEALSNINQQMVLPKFLKGIEDWMRSSEQQAQKLTKAILRMDSIGDMLKNLFLVGLLTAIAEEFMFRGVLQTIMLRWTGNTHAAIWITAALFSAFHMEFFGFLPRMLLGGLFGYFVAYSGSIWPAVWAHFINNGTAVIVTYLFQHKKIKLNPDDSHTFNAPGYLFSLIIVILLLLVYKNVAQGKKPALN, encoded by the coding sequence ATGGTAAAAAGCGCTGATAATCAACAGTCACCGGCACTTCAATTTTTGATATTTACGCTGATGTCAATAGGCATTGTACTGCTTTTTAACTTTATAGCGCTTGGTATTGTAGCAGCTATTTACGGCATGGCGCCGGTAATGCAGATAAGCCGAATGGACTTCTCGGATCCGGACTCAACCCGAGCCTTATACCTGCTGCAAATCATTAGCACTACGGTTCCACTTTTTATAGCCCCTTTGATATTTGCCCGGTTTTCAGCTAAAGACACCACAACTTATCTTAAACCTACCGTACAGTTTCCCTGGTTGTTAATGATAATAGTTTTTGTAGTTATGCTGATTTCGGCACCGTTGGTAGAGGCACTTAGCAACATCAATCAACAAATGGTATTGCCTAAATTTTTAAAGGGTATTGAAGACTGGATGCGCAGCAGCGAGCAACAGGCACAAAAGCTTACCAAAGCTATACTGAGAATGGATAGTATAGGTGATATGCTGAAGAACCTATTTCTGGTAGGCTTACTTACTGCTATTGCCGAGGAGTTCATGTTTAGAGGAGTGCTGCAGACTATTATGCTGAGATGGACCGGCAATACTCATGCAGCTATATGGATAACGGCAGCATTGTTCAGCGCGTTCCACATGGAGTTTTTCGGATTTTTACCGCGCATGCTGCTAGGCGGTTTATTTGGCTATTTTGTGGCATACAGCGGCAGTATATGGCCTGCTGTTTGGGCCCATTTTATTAATAACGGAACGGCTGTTATTGTAACATATTTATTTCAGCACAAGAAAATTAAGCTAAACCCCGACGACTCGCACACTTTTAATGCGCCGGGCTATTTATTTAGCCTGATAATTGTTATACTTTTGCTGTTAGTTTATAAGAACGTTGCCCAGGGCAAAAAGCCGGCACTGAACTAA
- the dusB gene encoding tRNA dihydrouridine synthase DusB, with amino-acid sequence MSVQIGNIDLGEFPLLLAPMEDVSDPPFRYVCKQNGADMMYTEFISSEGLIRDAAKSRQKLDIFEYERPIGIQIFGSDIEHMREATEIATQAKPDLMDINYGCPVKQVACRGAGASLLQDVDKMVAMTKAVVEATHLPVTVKTRLGWDDNTKNVYEVAERLQDVGIKALTIHGRTRSQMYKGEADWRLIRDIKKNPRIQIPIFGNGDIDSPEKAAAWRMEYEVDGMMIGRAAIGYPWIFREIKHFFKTGEYLDKPTIAERIDVCRTHLIKSMEWKGPRTGIFEMRRHYSNYFKGVPDFKEFRMKLVTAATVEEIEEILAQVDKKYALEMA; translated from the coding sequence ATGTCGGTACAAATTGGAAATATTGATCTGGGCGAATTCCCGCTGCTGCTAGCACCTATGGAAGATGTGAGCGATCCGCCTTTCAGGTATGTGTGTAAGCAAAACGGCGCGGATATGATGTACACCGAGTTCATCTCTTCGGAGGGATTGATACGTGACGCAGCTAAGAGTCGGCAAAAGCTGGATATATTCGAATATGAACGCCCGATAGGTATCCAGATATTCGGCAGTGATATTGAGCACATGCGCGAGGCTACCGAGATCGCTACGCAGGCAAAGCCCGATTTGATGGACATAAATTATGGCTGCCCTGTTAAACAGGTAGCATGTCGTGGCGCTGGCGCAAGCTTGTTGCAGGATGTTGATAAGATGGTAGCCATGACAAAAGCCGTTGTGGAGGCTACACATTTGCCGGTAACTGTGAAAACACGCCTGGGATGGGACGATAACACCAAGAATGTATATGAGGTAGCCGAACGCTTGCAGGATGTTGGCATTAAAGCGCTTACTATACACGGGCGTACCCGATCGCAGATGTATAAAGGAGAGGCCGATTGGCGTTTGATACGTGATATCAAGAAGAACCCAAGGATACAGATCCCCATTTTTGGTAACGGTGATATTGATTCTCCTGAAAAGGCTGCGGCGTGGCGCATGGAGTACGAAGTAGATGGAATGATGATTGGTCGTGCAGCTATCGGATATCCATGGATCTTCAGGGAGATAAAACACTTCTTCAAAACCGGCGAGTACCTTGATAAGCCTACAATAGCTGAGCGTATAGACGTTTGCCGTACCCATCTTATTAAATCAATGGAGTGGAAGGGGCCAAGAACAGGTATTTTTGAGATGCGCCGCCATTATAGCAATTACTTTAAAGGCGTGCCTGACTTTAAAGAGTTTAGGATGAAACTTGTTACGGCTGCAACCGTAGAAGAAATAGAGGAGATATTAGCCCAGGTAGATAAAAAATATGCCTTAGAGATGGCTTAA
- the apaG gene encoding Co2+/Mg2+ efflux protein ApaG: MATTITEGVKVSVETIYQPEYSNPANDHFMFAYRVVIENLGNYAVRLISRHWHIFDSNGAKREVEGEGVVGLQPIIEPGNSHEYVSGCNLKTDMGSMKGEYQMERLLDHSLFNVQIPEFYLIAPYRYN, encoded by the coding sequence ATGGCTACTACAATAACTGAAGGTGTTAAAGTTTCAGTTGAAACAATATACCAACCCGAATATTCTAACCCTGCTAACGATCATTTTATGTTCGCTTATCGGGTTGTTATTGAAAATTTGGGTAATTACGCAGTCCGCCTCATTAGCAGGCACTGGCATATTTTTGATTCTAACGGAGCCAAGCGTGAAGTAGAAGGGGAGGGCGTTGTAGGCCTGCAGCCAATAATTGAGCCTGGTAACTCCCACGAATACGTATCAGGCTGTAATTTAAAAACAGATATGGGCAGCATGAAGGGAGAGTATCAAATGGAGCGTTTGCTGGATCATTCACTATTTAACGTACAAATACCCGAATTTTATCTGATAGCTCCTTACAGGTATAATTAA
- a CDS encoding zinc metallopeptidase produces MLNLSFILAFIAPGSAWLLMIVIALISFFVQMRFKSKFRQYAEMPLLSGLSGKDVAERMLKDNGIYDVRVISVEGQLTDHYNPADKTVNLSPDVYHSRSVAAAAVAAHECGHAVQHAKAYSWLSLRSTLVPVVNVASTLTQWTIMIGVMLLIFSGSPYVLAIGVAALALVTLFSFITLPVEFDASNRALAWLNNNYSVMQTSNEHTQAKDALWWAAMTYVVAALGSLATLVYYASFLSNRRD; encoded by the coding sequence ATGTTAAACTTATCATTCATACTGGCTTTTATAGCACCGGGCTCTGCCTGGCTGCTCATGATTGTTATCGCGCTCATCAGTTTTTTTGTACAAATGCGCTTTAAAAGCAAATTCAGGCAATATGCTGAAATGCCTTTACTTTCAGGCTTGTCGGGAAAAGACGTTGCTGAGCGTATGCTAAAAGACAACGGCATTTACGATGTTCGTGTTATTTCGGTTGAAGGGCAGCTTACCGACCACTACAATCCTGCTGACAAAACTGTTAATCTTAGTCCGGATGTTTACCACAGCCGTAGCGTGGCTGCTGCAGCTGTTGCAGCTCATGAGTGCGGGCATGCTGTGCAACATGCAAAAGCTTACAGTTGGCTCAGCTTGCGGTCAACGTTGGTTCCTGTTGTTAATGTGGCATCAACCCTTACACAATGGACCATCATGATAGGCGTAATGCTGCTAATTTTTTCCGGTAGCCCATACGTGCTCGCAATTGGAGTAGCGGCGCTGGCGTTAGTAACACTTTTTAGCTTTATTACCCTGCCAGTAGAGTTTGATGCCAGTAACCGTGCATTGGCTTGGTTAAACAACAACTATTCGGTAATGCAAACCAGTAATGAGCACACACAAGCCAAGGATGCGCTTTGGTGGGCCGCTATGACGTATGTAGTTGCGGCACTGGGCTCGCTGGCAACATTGGTATACTATGCATCCTTTCTGAGTAATAGAAGGGATTAA
- a CDS encoding NAD(P)/FAD-dependent oxidoreductase: protein MDGANFSYWERTAFTGNADVIVIGSGLVGLSAALHLKQCEPELKVLVLERGFLPSGASTKNAGFACFGTVSEQLEALKHAPEEEVARLAAYKWKGLHRLRKNLGDANIDYQQHGGNEIFFAEQKSHAEECIDKISLLNNLLRNAIGATDIYSVANSKISDFGIKGVSHMIYNAFEGQLHTGKMMRTLLNRVYAEDIMVLNNCEINTIDEDSSGILLQTSNGLFKSTKVIVATNAFVNQLYPELDVVPGRGQVLVTKPVQGLKLKGTYHFNEGYYYFRNIDGRVLFGGGRNLDFKDEETHQFGHTDVVRQSLLTYLKDNILPDQPFEVEQWWSGIMGFGGDISPIVKQVKPNVFCAVRCNGMGVAMGSLVGEEVADLLLKS from the coding sequence ATGGATGGGGCAAACTTTTCTTATTGGGAGCGTACGGCTTTTACTGGCAATGCAGATGTTATTGTAATTGGCAGTGGGCTGGTTGGCTTAAGTGCGGCCTTGCATCTAAAGCAATGCGAACCTGAGCTGAAGGTGTTGGTGCTGGAAAGAGGTTTTTTGCCAAGCGGCGCTAGTACAAAAAATGCTGGTTTTGCGTGTTTTGGGACGGTTTCTGAACAATTAGAAGCTTTAAAGCATGCTCCGGAGGAAGAGGTAGCACGTTTAGCGGCTTATAAATGGAAGGGATTACATCGTTTAAGAAAAAATCTGGGTGATGCTAATATAGACTACCAGCAGCACGGAGGAAACGAGATTTTCTTCGCTGAACAAAAGAGCCATGCGGAAGAATGCATAGATAAAATTAGCTTGTTAAATAACTTGCTAAGGAATGCCATCGGTGCTACTGACATTTATTCAGTTGCAAACAGCAAGATTTCCGATTTTGGCATAAAAGGCGTAAGCCACATGATCTACAACGCGTTTGAGGGGCAGCTGCATACCGGGAAAATGATGCGCACATTGCTTAACCGGGTTTATGCTGAGGATATTATGGTACTCAATAATTGTGAGATCAATACGATTGATGAGGACAGTAGCGGCATTTTACTGCAAACCTCAAATGGTTTATTCAAGTCAACCAAGGTCATAGTGGCTACAAACGCATTCGTCAACCAACTTTATCCGGAACTGGATGTAGTGCCCGGCCGGGGGCAGGTACTAGTTACAAAGCCGGTACAAGGCTTAAAACTAAAAGGGACCTATCACTTCAACGAAGGATACTATTATTTTCGCAATATTGATGGGCGTGTGCTATTTGGCGGTGGCCGAAACCTCGACTTTAAAGATGAAGAGACACATCAGTTTGGCCATACGGATGTTGTGCGCCAAAGCTTGCTAACCTATTTGAAAGATAACATCCTCCCCGATCAACCGTTTGAGGTGGAGCAATGGTGGAGTGGTATTATGGGGTTTGGTGGCGATATAAGCCCAATAGTAAAGCAAGTAAAGCCTAACGTTTTCTGCGCTGTCAGGTGCAATGGCATGGGAGTAGCCATGGGTAGCCTGGTTGGTGAAGAAGTTGCCGATCTGCTGCTCAAAAGCTGA
- a CDS encoding UDP-N-acetylmuramoyl-tripeptide--D-alanyl-D-alanine ligase, giving the protein MITIPDLYAIYQRHPVISTDTRKIAPGSLFFALKGDKFDANTFAEKAIEAGAAYAVIDNPEYALDERYLLVEDGLTALQHLAAYHRSLLDIPVIALTGSNGKTTTKELINAVLSQRYKTLATIGNLNNHIGVPLTLLSISTAHEMAIVEMGANHQKEIAFLCTIAQPTHGLITNVGKAHLEGFGGVEGVKKGKGEMYDYLVNMQPEDTTDNRRIAFINSDDAILLSMQQERGLTNAIYYGKNDDERNLISGKLVDNSPFLVVDWKDKFCGESFTIASNLTGAYNIDNILVAICIGATFGMSTAEINDGIAGYHPTNNRSQIVQTATNTLICDLYNANPSSMFVAIDNLDKMAAARKVLILGDMFEMGEESAEEHTAVIKKALDADVQERIFIGQDFASQQTEVNGAGITSSTFYLTAEDAIAGLKSNPVTNATVLIKGSRGMALERLITLL; this is encoded by the coding sequence ATGATAACCATCCCAGACCTATACGCTATATACCAAAGGCACCCTGTTATTAGTACCGACACACGGAAGATAGCACCCGGCAGTTTGTTCTTCGCGCTTAAAGGTGATAAGTTTGACGCCAACACTTTTGCCGAAAAGGCTATAGAAGCTGGTGCTGCTTACGCAGTAATCGACAACCCGGAGTATGCTTTAGACGAACGTTACCTATTGGTAGAGGATGGCTTAACAGCGTTGCAGCACCTTGCGGCTTATCATCGTAGCTTGTTAGATATACCTGTAATAGCGCTTACAGGCAGCAACGGGAAAACCACCACCAAGGAGTTAATAAACGCTGTTTTGTCGCAGCGATACAAAACGCTTGCTACAATCGGCAATCTTAACAACCACATTGGGGTACCTTTAACTTTGTTAAGCATTAGTACTGCCCACGAGATGGCCATAGTTGAAATGGGGGCTAATCACCAAAAAGAGATTGCGTTTTTGTGTACCATAGCTCAGCCTACTCACGGGTTAATAACAAACGTGGGTAAGGCGCACCTTGAAGGATTTGGCGGTGTAGAAGGTGTGAAGAAAGGGAAAGGCGAGATGTACGACTATCTTGTCAATATGCAACCGGAAGACACTACAGATAACAGAAGAATAGCTTTCATCAATAGTGATGATGCCATTCTCTTATCCATGCAGCAAGAGCGTGGACTCACCAATGCAATTTACTACGGCAAAAACGATGACGAAAGAAACCTTATCAGTGGTAAGCTGGTTGACAATTCACCATTTTTGGTAGTAGATTGGAAGGACAAGTTTTGTGGTGAAAGCTTTACCATTGCATCTAACCTCACAGGTGCCTATAATATAGATAATATACTGGTCGCCATTTGCATAGGAGCAACATTTGGAATGAGTACCGCCGAGATAAACGATGGTATTGCAGGCTATCATCCTACAAACAACCGGTCTCAAATAGTGCAAACTGCAACAAATACCCTTATCTGCGATCTGTACAATGCCAACCCCAGCAGCATGTTTGTGGCCATTGACAATTTAGATAAGATGGCAGCTGCGCGTAAAGTACTTATTTTGGGAGATATGTTTGAAATGGGTGAAGAATCAGCTGAAGAACATACAGCGGTAATTAAAAAGGCCCTTGACGCAGATGTACAGGAACGTATTTTCATCGGCCAAGATTTTGCTAGCCAGCAAACGGAAGTCAACGGGGCAGGAATAACTAGCAGCACTTTCTATTTAACCGCTGAAGATGCTATTGCGGGATTGAAGAGCAATCCAGTAACTAACGCTACCGTTCTAATTAAGGGCTCGAGGGGAATGGCGCTGGAGCGATTGATAACGTTATTGTAA
- the recQ gene encoding DNA helicase RecQ → MEPLAALKKYFGYTQFRHSQEAIINHVLDKRDVMVLMPTGGGKSICYQLPAVLLNGLTVVISPLIALMKDQVDSLNLSGIPAAFLNSSQSPEEQRDIALQLQNNQLRLLYIAPERLFGAESRLMTFLKTLNVVQIAIDEAHCISQWGHDFRPEYLMLAGLKTEFPDVPVIALTATADKLTQKDILDKLNLNHPAVFVSSFNRENITYRVIPKKNSLQQLTNFLNERREESGIIYCLSRKSTEELADDLKRAGFAAEAYHAGLTHEVKAKNQEAFLRDDVRIMVATIAFGMGINKSNVRYVVHADLPKNIEGYYQETGRAGRDGLASDALLLYSPGDAVKLKRFAMVDDNPQQSAIMLKKLDDMVNYCQLHACRRQYLLNYFDEQFPDNCGSCDYCLSEFEKFDGTLIAQKALSAVVRLKERFGVNYIIDFLRGSKAEKIREEHKQLKTFGAGADISKADWQRYMRELIAQGYLRVTDDEYVSLKLTPKSELVLKGTEKVELISSQTIEERNAATLEFEPQLLADLRKMRYDMAQLENVAPYIILSDAGLQEMATYLPQKMEELRQISGFGDIKLARYGREFLQVITGYSKANGLESRINLKAAKPVRKLKIDKVPETAKVSLELFRLGNTVAEIASARSLSPITIESHLTIFIQTGELDVHTFVDENKIPAIKDVIDNYGNERLAPLKEALGDDYTYCEIKAVVAYYKFKAAQL, encoded by the coding sequence ATGGAACCTTTAGCAGCGCTTAAAAAATATTTCGGGTACACACAGTTCAGGCATTCGCAGGAAGCCATCATTAACCATGTGCTGGATAAACGCGACGTAATGGTGTTAATGCCGACAGGCGGTGGTAAATCTATTTGCTACCAATTGCCTGCAGTGCTGCTGAACGGGCTAACAGTGGTGATCTCGCCGCTTATCGCCCTGATGAAGGACCAGGTAGACAGCCTTAACCTAAGCGGTATACCTGCCGCGTTCCTCAACTCCAGCCAGTCGCCGGAAGAGCAACGCGATATAGCGCTGCAGCTCCAAAACAACCAACTACGGCTGCTATATATAGCACCGGAGCGTTTATTTGGTGCCGAAAGCAGGTTAATGACTTTTTTAAAGACGCTTAACGTAGTACAGATAGCTATTGATGAAGCGCACTGTATATCTCAGTGGGGACACGACTTTAGGCCGGAGTATCTTATGCTTGCAGGTTTAAAAACGGAGTTCCCCGATGTGCCTGTAATTGCCCTTACCGCTACGGCAGACAAGCTGACTCAGAAAGACATCCTTGATAAACTTAACCTGAACCATCCGGCGGTTTTTGTTTCCTCTTTTAACCGCGAGAACATCACGTATCGTGTTATCCCAAAAAAGAACAGCCTGCAGCAGCTCACCAACTTCCTGAACGAGCGAAGGGAAGAGTCCGGTATTATTTACTGCCTTTCCCGCAAATCTACCGAAGAACTCGCAGATGACCTTAAACGTGCAGGCTTTGCAGCAGAAGCATACCATGCCGGGCTTACCCACGAGGTAAAAGCCAAAAATCAGGAGGCATTCCTGCGGGACGATGTCAGGATAATGGTGGCCACAATTGCCTTTGGCATGGGTATCAACAAGTCTAATGTGCGTTACGTAGTACATGCCGATCTGCCCAAAAATATCGAAGGGTATTACCAGGAAACCGGCCGCGCAGGTAGGGACGGACTTGCATCAGACGCCCTGCTACTGTATTCACCCGGCGATGCAGTAAAACTGAAGCGTTTTGCTATGGTTGATGACAACCCACAGCAAAGCGCCATAATGCTAAAGAAGCTGGACGATATGGTAAACTACTGCCAGCTGCATGCCTGCCGCAGGCAGTATTTACTCAACTATTTTGATGAGCAGTTCCCCGATAATTGCGGCTCCTGCGACTATTGCCTCAGCGAATTTGAGAAATTTGACGGTACACTCATCGCGCAAAAAGCTTTATCTGCCGTGGTCAGGTTAAAAGAGCGTTTCGGGGTAAATTATATTATTGATTTCCTGCGCGGTTCAAAAGCCGAAAAGATACGGGAGGAGCATAAACAACTTAAAACCTTCGGCGCAGGTGCCGATATCAGCAAAGCTGACTGGCAGCGCTATATGCGTGAACTTATAGCACAAGGCTATTTACGCGTTACCGATGATGAGTACGTATCCTTAAAACTTACCCCTAAAAGTGAACTGGTGCTAAAGGGTACGGAAAAAGTAGAGCTGATCTCTTCACAAACCATAGAAGAACGTAATGCGGCCACACTAGAATTTGAACCACAGCTCCTGGCCGATCTCCGGAAAATGCGCTACGACATGGCGCAGCTGGAAAATGTAGCACCGTACATTATCCTTTCTGATGCCGGTTTGCAAGAGATGGCGACCTACCTGCCGCAGAAGATGGAGGAACTGAGGCAGATCTCTGGTTTTGGCGATATTAAACTGGCAAGATACGGCAGAGAGTTTCTGCAGGTAATAACTGGCTACAGTAAAGCGAACGGACTAGAGTCGCGCATTAACTTGAAAGCAGCAAAACCTGTCCGTAAACTCAAAATCGATAAGGTTCCCGAAACGGCTAAAGTAAGCCTGGAACTTTTTCGACTTGGCAACACCGTGGCCGAAATAGCTTCTGCAAGGAGCCTTTCTCCTATCACGATAGAATCGCATCTTACTATTTTTATACAAACAGGCGAACTTGATGTACATACATTTGTTGATGAGAATAAAATACCAGCCATTAAGGACGTAATAGATAATTATGGAAATGAGCGCCTTGCTCCATTAAAAGAAGCATTAGGCGATGATTACACGTACTGTGAAATTAAGGCCGTTGTGGCTTATTACAAATTTAAAGCAGCGCAATTATGA
- a CDS encoding M14 metallopeptidase family protein, with protein sequence MMKRLLFAFTALVFTASTYAQSIQSPAEFLGYQLGEQFTPHYRIVEYFKYVAQASKNVKLQQFGTTNEGRPQLAMFIASNENIGRLEDIRHNNLKLAGMESGTANLVNAPVILWLSYNVHGNEPASSETAMWTLYDLVNPANAQNKEWLKNMLVVIDPCLNPDGRDRYVNFYNSVKAGKPDPTPTAREHAEPWPGGRVNHYYFDLNRDWAWQAQKETQNRVGLYNQWLPEVHVDYHEQGYNAPYYFAPAAEPFHKDITQWQRDFQVTIGKGNAKDFDKNGWMYFTKQIFDLLYPSYGDTYPLYNGAIGMTYEQGGIGAGLAVQTRSGDTLTLVQRVAHHHSTSISTIQTVSANASKLLSEFKKFHDNGIANPPGEFKTYVVKNDNNEKTRKLAEMLSRNGIKFGYGLSSKSVTGFDYFTGKTETASVDGNDLVINAAQSKAVLLNVLMEPKTFIADSATYDITAWALPYAFGLRAYGLKESLKPATTSWNVIKPQALTNTKAYAYVSAWQSIADVRFLSALLKKGIKVRYAEQPFESAGKKFMAGSLLITKAGNDRADFDQVVTSTAAEMEHELTPLTSGFVDKGYDIGSDMVHYIKQPRVMLVAGDGVNSESMGEVWHLFEQQIGYPISLVRYQDLNRTKIADFDVAIFADGRYDNFPSDKLQSWIRDGGRLIAMENAVSLLADKKDFGLKRKEDKKDEKAKDKQQQTKLYANREREAISSNIPGAIYKLNLDNTHPLGFGLPNFYYTLKMNDQIYDYFGDDDGWNVGTLKGNAYVSGFVGAETKKKMANGMVIGVQEMGRGSVVYLADDPLFRSFWENGKLLFSNAVFMVGQ encoded by the coding sequence ATGATGAAAAGGCTACTTTTTGCTTTTACCGCACTCGTTTTTACGGCATCAACCTACGCGCAGAGCATACAATCTCCTGCGGAGTTCCTGGGTTACCAGCTTGGAGAGCAGTTTACCCCACATTACCGCATTGTAGAATACTTTAAATATGTAGCGCAGGCATCTAAAAATGTAAAACTGCAACAATTTGGTACTACAAACGAAGGGCGCCCGCAGCTGGCCATGTTTATAGCATCTAACGAGAATATTGGCCGATTGGAAGATATCCGTCATAACAATCTGAAGCTTGCAGGTATGGAAAGCGGAACGGCAAACCTTGTTAACGCGCCGGTGATACTCTGGCTCAGCTATAACGTACACGGTAACGAGCCTGCATCCAGCGAAACAGCTATGTGGACGCTATATGATCTGGTGAACCCGGCGAACGCTCAAAATAAAGAATGGCTTAAGAATATGCTGGTGGTGATAGATCCCTGCTTAAATCCGGATGGTCGCGACCGTTACGTTAACTTCTATAACTCAGTAAAAGCAGGCAAACCAGACCCTACGCCAACCGCGCGCGAACACGCTGAGCCCTGGCCTGGTGGAAGGGTAAACCATTACTACTTTGACCTTAACCGCGACTGGGCATGGCAGGCGCAAAAAGAAACGCAGAATCGCGTTGGCCTGTATAACCAATGGCTACCCGAGGTGCATGTTGATTACCACGAGCAAGGCTACAACGCGCCTTATTATTTTGCACCTGCTGCAGAACCCTTTCATAAAGATATTACGCAATGGCAGCGAGATTTTCAGGTGACCATTGGAAAGGGTAACGCAAAAGATTTTGATAAGAATGGCTGGATGTACTTTACCAAACAGATATTTGATCTGCTGTACCCATCTTATGGCGATACCTACCCGTTGTACAATGGCGCAATAGGCATGACCTACGAACAAGGCGGTATTGGCGCGGGGCTTGCCGTGCAAACCCGCAGCGGCGATACACTTACCCTTGTGCAACGCGTGGCACATCACCATTCTACCAGCATCAGCACTATACAAACGGTATCAGCAAACGCTTCAAAGCTTTTAAGCGAGTTCAAGAAGTTTCATGATAATGGGATCGCCAATCCTCCCGGAGAGTTTAAGACCTACGTTGTGAAGAACGATAATAACGAGAAGACACGCAAACTGGCCGAAATGCTTAGCCGCAATGGTATAAAATTTGGTTACGGGTTGTCTTCAAAAAGCGTTACCGGGTTTGATTATTTTACCGGTAAAACCGAAACGGCCAGTGTAGATGGCAATGACCTGGTGATTAATGCAGCGCAATCTAAAGCTGTATTATTAAATGTGTTAATGGAGCCTAAAACCTTTATTGCAGATTCGGCCACTTATGATATTACTGCCTGGGCGCTCCCTTATGCTTTCGGGCTGCGGGCTTATGGCTTAAAGGAGTCGTTAAAACCGGCAACTACCTCCTGGAATGTTATTAAACCACAAGCACTTACTAATACTAAGGCTTACGCTTATGTATCTGCATGGCAGTCCATTGCTGATGTTAGGTTCCTGTCGGCATTGTTAAAGAAGGGTATAAAAGTGCGGTACGCAGAACAACCGTTCGAATCAGCCGGGAAAAAATTCATGGCGGGTTCGCTGCTTATCACCAAAGCCGGGAACGATCGTGCAGACTTTGACCAGGTGGTTACTTCAACCGCTGCCGAAATGGAGCACGAACTTACACCTTTGACATCCGGCTTTGTGGACAAGGGTTATGACATAGGATCGGATATGGTACACTACATCAAACAGCCCCGGGTAATGCTGGTGGCCGGTGATGGTGTGAACTCAGAGTCGATGGGAGAGGTGTGGCACTTGTTTGAACAACAGATAGGCTATCCTATAAGCCTTGTGCGCTACCAGGACCTTAACCGCACCAAAATAGCAGACTTCGACGTAGCTATTTTTGCAGATGGGCGTTATGATAATTTCCCGTCAGACAAATTACAAAGCTGGATACGAGATGGTGGCAGGTTAATAGCAATGGAAAACGCCGTATCGTTGTTGGCCGACAAAAAAGACTTTGGGCTGAAACGTAAAGAAGATAAAAAGGATGAAAAAGCTAAAGATAAACAGCAGCAAACCAAGTTGTATGCCAACCGGGAGCGTGAAGCTATCTCATCAAACATCCCGGGTGCTATTTACAAGCTTAACCTTGATAATACACATCCCCTGGGTTTCGGCTTGCCAAACTTTTACTACACGCTTAAGATGAACGACCAGATATACGACTACTTTGGCGACGATGACGGATGGAACGTTGGTACTTTAAAGGGCAACGCGTATGTATCCGGCTTTGTGGGTGCCGAAACCAAAAAGAAAATGGCAAATGGTATGGTGATCGGCGTTCAGGAAATGGGCCGCGGATCTGTAGTGTACCTTGCTGATGATCCATTGTTTCGCAGTTTCTGGGAAAACGGTAAGCTGCTGTTCAGCAACGCGGTGTTCATGGTGGGGCAGTAG